A single window of Chitinophaga sp. XS-30 DNA harbors:
- a CDS encoding RagB/SusD family nutrient uptake outer membrane protein, whose protein sequence is MKKYIGKMASAAALFVAAAGCQDIDLRPKDSLDDSQFWVSAADYKKAANQLYSNIETLGVQDVNSDISFELNPNNVSNGSYSALNADGDWSDRFTDLRNCNKIIEKGQEYSGVDSVQVQRFVAEARFFRAYNHWRLMKKFNSVPVLTKVLNTQSPELYGKREPQAVVEDFILAELETAAAKLPKQSELAATDLGRVTQGAALALKARVALFAGTWAKYHSHRTDADQLLGQAISAATRVIESQQYHLFEGAGADSYRHTFIDRGDDSPESIFANRYALDIRMHSTGSSVYWGWRGSPTKKLVDMYLMKTTGLPIQNAASGFHGYAQMEDEFQDRDPRMRQTILIPGTSFLSTDGAFVCSPAFSVRPETRTGYKLWKFMTEVRAAGSGQSTFDVHLIRYPEVLLILAEATFEKNGSISNDVLNSTINVIRNREGVKMPPLTNEFVMANNMNMLDEIRRERTIELAFEGFRRDDIRRWKTAEAELAQPVKGIKYKGSQYEAQNVLNDGNPGLVDENGFLVVEPLSARTFVNPKHYSSPIPLDEIFLNPNLAPNNPGWQ, encoded by the coding sequence ATGAAGAAATATATTGGGAAAATGGCAAGTGCCGCGGCGTTGTTCGTTGCTGCCGCAGGGTGCCAGGACATAGATCTGAGACCGAAAGACTCGCTGGACGACAGCCAGTTCTGGGTAAGTGCTGCCGACTATAAAAAAGCCGCCAACCAGTTGTACAGCAACATTGAAACATTGGGAGTGCAGGACGTGAATAGCGATATCTCCTTTGAATTGAACCCGAACAATGTCAGCAACGGCTCTTATAGTGCACTGAATGCAGATGGCGACTGGAGCGACCGGTTCACGGACTTGCGGAACTGTAACAAGATCATCGAAAAAGGACAGGAATATAGCGGAGTTGATTCCGTACAGGTGCAACGCTTTGTGGCGGAGGCCCGTTTCTTCAGGGCGTACAACCACTGGCGCCTGATGAAGAAATTCAACAGCGTGCCTGTTCTCACAAAAGTATTGAACACCCAGTCTCCTGAGCTCTATGGCAAAAGAGAACCGCAGGCCGTTGTGGAAGACTTTATACTGGCGGAACTGGAAACAGCGGCAGCGAAGTTGCCCAAGCAAAGCGAACTGGCGGCGACAGACCTTGGCCGTGTTACACAAGGCGCCGCGCTCGCGCTGAAGGCAAGAGTAGCGTTATTTGCGGGTACCTGGGCAAAATATCACAGCCACCGTACTGATGCAGACCAGTTGCTCGGCCAGGCGATCAGCGCTGCTACCCGTGTGATCGAAAGCCAGCAATATCACCTGTTTGAAGGTGCGGGCGCGGACAGCTATCGTCACACGTTCATCGACCGGGGAGATGATTCACCGGAATCTATCTTCGCGAACCGCTATGCGCTTGATATCCGCATGCACTCCACCGGCAGTTCCGTGTACTGGGGATGGCGCGGTTCTCCCACCAAAAAACTGGTGGACATGTACCTGATGAAGACTACGGGTTTGCCGATCCAGAACGCGGCATCCGGCTTTCATGGCTACGCACAAATGGAAGATGAGTTCCAGGACCGGGACCCGCGCATGCGCCAGACCATTCTGATCCCCGGCACCAGCTTCCTGAGCACAGACGGGGCCTTCGTCTGCAGCCCGGCTTTCAGTGTAAGACCTGAAACACGTACTGGTTACAAGCTTTGGAAGTTTATGACGGAAGTAAGGGCTGCCGGTTCAGGCCAGTCAACTTTCGATGTGCATCTCATCCGCTATCCGGAAGTACTGCTCATACTTGCAGAAGCAACGTTTGAAAAAAACGGCAGCATCAGCAACGATGTGCTGAACAGCACGATCAATGTGATCCGCAATCGCGAAGGGGTTAAAATGCCGCCGCTGACGAACGAATTCGTAATGGCCAATAATATGAACATGCTTGACGAGATCCGCCGCGAACGCACGATCGAGCTTGCATTTGAAGGTTTCCGGCGCGATGACATCCGCCGCTGGAAGACCGCGGAAGCAGAGCTGGCGCAGCCGGTAAAAGGCATCAAATATAAAGGCTCCCAGTACGAAGCGCAGAATGTGCTGAATGACGGCAACCCAGGCCTGGTAGACGAAAATGGATTTCTGGTCGTGGAACCCCTGTCTGCCCGTACTTTCGTGAATCCTAAACACTACTCCAGCCCCATTCCGCTGGACGAGATCTTCCTGAACCCGAACCTGGCGCCCAATAACCCGGGGTGGCAGTGA